The following are encoded in a window of Mustelus asterias chromosome 11, sMusAst1.hap1.1, whole genome shotgun sequence genomic DNA:
- the LOC144500932 gene encoding interferon a3-like, producing the protein MFVPSVCGLWILLICLPGILSQDCQRLQLQQVLNKNAQRSLRDMGGPFPFQCMATRESLKTKSLDLHQLIKRLQTQDKIHIVHQTLRRINKIYSMNLGSVTWARDKVEHFRLLLDRQLSELEECVRNPGSRLRRNSTIHNYFRKLEKFLKQQGFSECAWEIIRTETRGRLQQLLLITAQISGSN; encoded by the exons ATGTTTGTGCCGAGTGTTTGCGGGCTGTGGATTTTGTTAATCTGTTTGCCCGGGATCCTGAGCCAGGACTGCCAGAGGCTGCAGTTACAGCAAGTCCTGAACAAGAATGCTCAAAGGTCCCTGAGGGACATG GGAGGTCCCTTCCCATTCCAGTGTATGGCAACGAGAGAATCACTGAAAACCAAATCCCTGGACCTGCACCAGCTCATCAAGAGATTACAG ACTCAGGACAAGATCCACATTGTCCACCAAACCCTGCGCCGCATCAACAAGATCTACAGCATGAATCTGGGCTCAGTCACATGGGCCCGGGACAAGGTGGAACATTTCCGGTTGCTCCTGGATCGGCAGCTCAGTGAGCTGGAAGAATGTGTCAGGAACCCGGGATCCAGGCTGAGGAGAAACTCCACCATTCACAATTACTTTAGGAAACTGGAAAAGTTTCTCAAACAGCAG GGATTCAGTGAGTGTGCCTGGGAAATAATCCGCACCGAGACCAGAGGCCGATTACAACAGCTCCTTCTCATAACGGCACAAATCAGCGGAAGCAATTAA